One genomic window of Acidovorax radicis includes the following:
- a CDS encoding circularly permuted type 2 ATP-grasp protein, which produces MQKFDEMYAMLPFDGSDVREHYKRYAQWLSKQPPDAMQARRAEAEMIFRRVGITFAVYGAKDEGGAGNERLIPFDLIPRIIPSHEWSSMQRGLVQRVTALNRFIHDVYHGQDILRAGIVPADLIVNNAQYRPEMAGVHVPKDIYAHIAGIDIVRAPNAQGAGEYYVLEDNLRVPSGVSYMLENRKMMMRLFPDLFNQHKVAPVAHYPDMLLDTLRASAPATADEPTVVVLTPGMHNSAYFEHAFLAQQMGVELVEGQDLLVKDKFVYMRTTRGLQRVDVIYRRVDDDFLDPQVFRAGSTLGCHGLMEAYRAGNVGICNAVGTGVADDKSVYPYVPEMIRFYLGEEPILKNVPTWMCRKPDDLQYVLAHLKDLVVKEVHGAGGYGMLIGPAATHAEIEAFRAALIANPAGYIAQPTLSLSSCPTYVDSGIAPRHIDLRPFVLSGREVQMVAGGLTRVALQEGSLVVNSSQGGGTKDTWVLGDAQAQPVRNSSPSQSQAQGRY; this is translated from the coding sequence ATGCAGAAATTTGACGAGATGTACGCGATGCTGCCTTTTGACGGCAGTGATGTGCGTGAACACTACAAGCGCTATGCGCAGTGGTTGAGCAAACAACCCCCCGATGCGATGCAAGCCCGCAGGGCCGAGGCAGAGATGATCTTCCGGCGCGTCGGTATCACCTTTGCCGTGTACGGCGCCAAGGACGAGGGGGGGGCCGGGAACGAGCGGCTTATTCCGTTTGATCTGATCCCCCGCATCATTCCGTCGCACGAATGGTCCAGCATGCAGCGGGGGCTGGTGCAGCGGGTCACGGCGCTCAACCGGTTCATCCATGACGTGTACCACGGGCAAGACATCTTGCGCGCCGGTATCGTGCCTGCGGATCTCATTGTCAACAACGCGCAATACCGGCCCGAGATGGCGGGGGTACACGTGCCCAAAGACATCTACGCGCACATTGCCGGCATCGACATCGTGCGCGCCCCCAATGCGCAGGGTGCGGGCGAGTATTACGTGCTGGAGGACAACCTGCGTGTGCCCAGCGGCGTGAGCTACATGCTCGAAAACCGCAAGATGATGATGCGGCTGTTTCCCGACCTCTTCAACCAGCACAAGGTGGCGCCCGTGGCGCATTACCCCGACATGCTGCTCGACACCCTGCGCGCCAGCGCGCCCGCCACTGCCGATGAGCCCACCGTGGTGGTGCTCACGCCGGGCATGCACAACAGCGCGTATTTTGAACACGCCTTCCTGGCCCAGCAAATGGGCGTGGAACTGGTAGAAGGGCAGGATCTGCTGGTCAAGGACAAGTTCGTCTATATGCGCACCACGCGCGGCCTGCAGCGCGTCGATGTGATCTACCGCCGCGTGGACGACGACTTTCTTGACCCACAGGTTTTTCGCGCAGGTTCCACGCTGGGTTGCCACGGCTTGATGGAGGCGTACCGCGCAGGCAACGTCGGCATCTGCAATGCCGTGGGCACCGGCGTCGCAGACGACAAATCGGTGTACCCCTACGTGCCCGAGATGATTCGCTTTTATCTGGGTGAAGAGCCGATTCTCAAAAACGTGCCCACCTGGATGTGCCGCAAGCCAGACGATCTGCAGTATGTGCTTGCCCACTTGAAGGATCTGGTGGTCAAGGAAGTGCACGGCGCGGGGGGCTACGGCATGTTGATCGGCCCCGCCGCCACACACGCAGAGATCGAAGCCTTTCGCGCCGCGCTCATCGCCAACCCTGCGGGCTACATCGCGCAGCCCACGCTCAGCCTTTCAAGCTGCCCCACCTATGTCGATAGCGGCATCGCGCCGCGCCACATCGACCTGCGCCCCTTTGTTTTGAGCGGCCGTGAGGTGCAGATGGTGGCCGGTGGCCTCACGCGTGTTGCTCTGCAAGAAGGCTCTCTGGTGGTGAATTCTTCGCAAGGTGGGGGCACCAAGGACACCTGGGTCTTGGGCGATGCACAGGCCCAGCCCGTGCGGAATTCATCGCCGTCGCAAAGCCAAGCACAAGGGAGGTATTGA
- a CDS encoding alpha-E domain-containing protein, translating to MLSRTADHLFWMSRYTERAQRVRSFLPCLHKEAAC from the coding sequence ATGCTGAGTCGCACTGCCGACCATTTGTTCTGGATGTCCCGCTATACCGAGCGCGCGCAGCGCGTGCGGAGTTTTCTGCCCTGCTTGCATAAGGAGGCTGCATGCTGA
- a CDS encoding alpha-E domain-containing protein: MLSRTADHLFWMSRYTERAENTARMLNVSYETSMLPQAADVAQKGWEGLLSISELIPAYTARHGEVTPARVLEFMVRDGENPSSILSCLRAARENARAVRGALTTEVWETQNQTWLELHRQLEGDAFERDPGQFFEWVKYRSHLSRGVVLGTMLQDEAFHFLRLGTFLERADNTARLLDVKFHAVDHDFFGRPSERNQESDFYHWSAILRSVSAFEVYRKVYRDVITPERVADLLILRKDMPRSLHACMHEVVNNLAVVANEQSSETSRRAGRLLADLQYGSIDEILATGLHAFLTQFLDRVNDLGGGISRDFLVAADY, encoded by the coding sequence ATGCTGAGTCGCACCGCCGATCATCTCTTCTGGATGTCCCGCTATACCGAGCGGGCAGAAAACACCGCAAGAATGCTCAATGTGAGCTACGAGACCTCGATGCTGCCCCAGGCTGCAGACGTGGCACAAAAAGGCTGGGAGGGCTTGCTGTCCATCAGCGAATTGATCCCCGCGTACACCGCGCGACACGGCGAGGTGACTCCCGCGCGCGTGCTGGAATTCATGGTGCGCGATGGTGAGAATCCGTCTTCCATCCTGTCGTGCTTGCGCGCCGCGCGCGAAAACGCGCGGGCCGTTCGTGGCGCGTTGACCACCGAGGTGTGGGAAACACAAAACCAGACTTGGCTGGAACTGCACCGCCAGCTTGAGGGTGACGCGTTCGAGCGCGATCCGGGGCAGTTTTTTGAATGGGTGAAATACCGCTCGCACCTGTCGCGCGGTGTGGTGCTGGGCACCATGCTTCAGGACGAAGCGTTTCACTTTCTGCGCCTGGGCACTTTTCTTGAGCGGGCCGACAACACCGCGCGTTTGCTGGACGTGAAGTTTCACGCGGTGGATCACGATTTTTTCGGCCGCCCCAGCGAACGCAACCAGGAGAGCGATTTCTACCACTGGAGCGCCATTTTGCGCAGCGTGTCAGCCTTCGAGGTCTATCGCAAGGTGTACCGCGACGTGATCACCCCCGAGCGTGTGGCGGACCTGCTGATCCTGCGCAAGGACATGCCGCGGTCGCTGCACGCCTGCATGCATGAGGTGGTGAACAACCTGGCGGTTGTGGCCAATGAACAGTCCTCAGAAACCAGCCGCAGGGCGGGGCGGCTGTTAGCCGATCTTCAGTACGGCAGCATCGACGAGATCCTCGCGACCGGGTTGCATGCGTTCCTCACGCAGTTTCTTGATCGTGTGAATGATCTGGGGGGCGGCATCAGCCGTGACTTTTTGGTGGCGGCTGACTATTGA
- a CDS encoding VF530 family DNA-binding protein, with product MPESAEGAPIAHQSPAPANPPPAKQRHNPLHGVTLETMVVALADYFGWDELGQQIPIRCFQIDPSVGSSLKFLRKTPWARDKVESLYLFMLRDQKRSAQE from the coding sequence ATGCCCGAGAGCGCTGAAGGCGCCCCAATCGCACACCAGTCCCCGGCGCCCGCCAACCCACCACCGGCCAAGCAGCGCCACAACCCGCTGCACGGCGTGACCCTGGAGACCATGGTGGTGGCGCTGGCAGACTACTTTGGCTGGGATGAACTGGGGCAGCAGATCCCCATCCGGTGCTTTCAAATCGACCCCAGCGTGGGTTCCAGCCTGAAGTTTTTGCGCAAGACACCCTGGGCGCGCGACAAGGTGGAAAGCCTTTATCTCTTCATGCTGCGCGATCAGAAACGCAGCGCGCAGGAATAA
- a CDS encoding LysR family transcriptional regulator, translating to MDQIQAMRIFVRVVEAGTFTRAADSLSLPKASVTKHVQALEARLRVKLLNRTTRRVTVTPDGAAYYDRTVRLLTDLDDIEASMTNARANPRGRLRIDVGTSVAQLLIIPHLAEFHARYPDIQLDLGVSDRIVDLLGDNVDCVIRGGELSDQSLVARRIGNLEFITVASPDYLARKGTPAHPLEIEEKHTSLLYFSPHSGRHYPLEFRKGDESIDITGPYQLSVNESNAYVTAIVAGLGIGQITSYQAERHFKSGVLTQLLPEWSQPLLPVYVVYPPNRHLSAKVRAFVDWAAELFQRDAHLQRAA from the coding sequence ATGGACCAAATACAGGCCATGCGCATATTCGTGCGGGTGGTGGAGGCCGGCACGTTCACACGGGCAGCAGATTCGCTGTCGCTGCCCAAGGCCAGCGTGACCAAACACGTGCAGGCCCTGGAGGCGCGCCTGCGCGTGAAGCTGCTGAACCGCACCACGCGCCGCGTGACCGTCACGCCCGACGGCGCGGCCTACTACGACCGCACGGTGCGCCTGCTGACCGATCTGGACGACATCGAGGCCAGCATGACCAACGCACGCGCCAACCCGCGCGGGCGACTGCGGATTGATGTGGGCACATCGGTGGCGCAGCTGTTGATCATTCCGCACCTGGCCGAATTTCACGCACGTTACCCCGACATCCAGCTGGACCTGGGTGTCAGCGACCGCATCGTGGACCTCCTGGGCGACAACGTGGACTGCGTGATCCGGGGTGGCGAGCTCAGCGATCAATCTTTGGTGGCGCGGCGCATTGGCAATCTGGAGTTCATCACGGTGGCCTCGCCCGACTATCTGGCACGCAAGGGGACGCCCGCCCACCCGCTGGAGATCGAGGAAAAACACACCAGCCTGCTCTATTTTTCACCCCACTCGGGGCGGCACTACCCGCTGGAATTCCGCAAGGGTGACGAGTCCATCGATATAACAGGGCCTTACCAACTGAGCGTGAATGAGAGCAACGCCTACGTGACCGCCATCGTGGCAGGCCTGGGAATTGGCCAGATCACCAGCTACCAGGCAGAGCGGCACTTCAAAAGCGGCGTGCTGACGCAATTGCTGCCCGAATGGAGCCAACCCCTGCTGCCCGTATATGTGGTGTACCCCCCCAACCGGCACCTGAGCGCGAAGGTGCGCGCCTTTGTGGACTGGGCGGCTGAGCTGTTCCAACGCGACGCACATCTGCAGCGTGCGGCCTGA
- a CDS encoding alpha/beta hydrolase, with the protein MQPDRPSSQASSSPTAVASSKTSSAATATSVCSDSTIEVATGQDVAVRMYGRKKTGLLSPVVVHFHGGAFTTGGLDNGRVVASLLEGVGAVVVSVAYPLTPFPQPVDTGYDVLKWAYRHRNKLGGQGALVYLAGEEAGGNLAAAVALMARDQCRPPLAGQILLSPMLDPCVGTASLREATGETTGCKWAEGWRNFLRCPRDAEHPYAVPGAAQRLAGLPPTLVLVGDTDPMHDESLAYAARLEAAGLRVTRHVFAKGGQWPDALQATGSHECPCAAGAQEQFRLFFEATRSPVPS; encoded by the coding sequence ATGCAGCCCGACCGGCCGTCCTCGCAAGCTTCTTCGTCGCCGACCGCTGTAGCGTCCAGCAAGACCTCCAGCGCGGCTACGGCAACGTCTGTCTGCTCCGATTCCACCATTGAGGTGGCCACGGGGCAGGACGTGGCCGTGCGTATGTATGGTCGCAAGAAGACCGGGCTGCTGTCGCCGGTGGTGGTGCATTTCCACGGTGGCGCATTCACGACAGGGGGGTTGGACAACGGCCGTGTCGTGGCCTCGTTGCTGGAAGGGGTTGGCGCTGTGGTGGTGTCGGTGGCCTATCCGCTTACCCCGTTTCCGCAGCCTGTTGACACGGGGTATGACGTGCTCAAGTGGGCCTACCGCCATCGGAACAAGCTGGGGGGGCAGGGGGCCTTGGTGTATCTGGCGGGCGAAGAAGCCGGTGGCAATCTGGCTGCTGCTGTTGCGCTGATGGCGCGCGACCAGTGCCGTCCTCCGCTGGCAGGGCAGATTCTGCTGTCTCCCATGCTGGACCCTTGTGTGGGTACGGCCTCGCTGCGTGAGGCCACGGGCGAAACCACCGGCTGCAAATGGGCTGAGGGCTGGCGCAATTTTCTACGCTGCCCGCGCGATGCAGAGCACCCTTATGCGGTGCCCGGTGCAGCCCAGCGCCTGGCAGGCCTGCCGCCCACGTTGGTCTTGGTGGGGGACACCGACCCCATGCACGATGAGTCGCTGGCCTACGCCGCCCGCCTTGAAGCGGCGGGTCTGCGGGTCACGCGCCATGTTTTTGCCAAAGGCGGGCAGTGGCCCGATGCCTTGCAGGCGACGGGCTCGCATGAGTGCCCCTGTGCCGCAGGCGCGCAAGAGCAGTTTCGCCTGTTCTTTGAGGCAACCCGGTCTCCTGTGCCCTCCTGA
- a CDS encoding efflux RND transporter periplasmic adaptor subunit — MNSPLFSNTRTFGVATLATAVTAAVAAAILVFQSPSAQATGAASQPPAMPVSVAAVLQKDISLWDEFSGRLEAVQRVDVRPRVSGAVQAVHFREGSLVKQGDLLVTVDPAPYAAEVDRAEAQVVAAQARVSYTRSEMERATRLLEDKAIAQREHDERLNAQREADANLRAAQAALQTAKLNLSYTQVRAPVAGRVGRIEVTVGNLVAAGAGAPVLTTLVSVSPIYASFDTDEQIVVKALADLQSSQRGHSARQLIERIPVQMGTGTTGGTPHTGRLQLIDNQVDAKSGTVRVRAVFDNEDGALMPGQFARIRMGQARDTQALLINERAVGTDQNKKFVMVVGEGNKAEYREVTLGAPIDGLRVVTSGLKAGENIVVNGLQRVRPGAVVAPQSVPMTAKAEIAGDRKEAKNAAKSPAA, encoded by the coding sequence ATGAACTCTCCTCTTTTCTCCAACACCCGCACCTTCGGAGTGGCGACACTCGCCACTGCCGTGACGGCCGCCGTGGCTGCAGCGATCCTTGTCTTTCAGTCACCCTCGGCGCAGGCCACGGGTGCGGCTTCGCAGCCTCCGGCAATGCCTGTGTCGGTTGCTGCTGTGCTGCAAAAAGACATCTCCTTGTGGGATGAGTTTTCGGGCCGCCTGGAGGCCGTGCAGCGCGTGGACGTGCGCCCGCGCGTCTCGGGCGCCGTGCAGGCCGTGCATTTCCGCGAGGGCTCGCTGGTCAAGCAGGGCGATCTGCTGGTGACGGTGGACCCGGCCCCTTACGCCGCAGAGGTGGACCGCGCCGAGGCCCAGGTGGTCGCCGCGCAGGCCCGTGTGTCGTACACCCGCAGCGAAATGGAGCGTGCCACGCGCCTGCTCGAAGACAAAGCCATTGCCCAGCGCGAGCACGACGAGCGCCTGAATGCACAGCGTGAGGCCGATGCCAACCTGCGCGCAGCCCAGGCCGCGTTGCAGACCGCGAAGCTGAACCTCTCTTACACCCAGGTGCGCGCCCCCGTGGCGGGCCGCGTGGGCCGCATCGAAGTCACCGTGGGCAACCTGGTGGCGGCCGGTGCGGGCGCCCCCGTGCTGACCACGCTGGTGTCCGTGAGCCCCATCTACGCCAGTTTTGATACGGACGAGCAGATCGTGGTGAAGGCCCTCGCCGACCTGCAAAGCAGTCAGCGTGGCCATAGCGCGCGCCAGTTGATTGAGCGCATCCCCGTGCAGATGGGCACTGGCACCACGGGCGGCACGCCACACACCGGCCGTCTGCAGCTCATCGACAACCAGGTCGATGCCAAGAGCGGTACGGTGCGCGTGCGCGCCGTGTTCGACAACGAAGACGGTGCCCTCATGCCCGGCCAGTTCGCCCGCATCCGCATGGGCCAAGCGCGTGACACCCAGGCCCTGTTGATCAACGAGCGTGCCGTGGGCACCGACCAGAACAAGAAGTTCGTGATGGTGGTGGGCGAGGGCAACAAGGCCGAGTACCGCGAGGTCACCCTGGGCGCGCCGATTGACGGCCTGCGCGTGGTCACCTCGGGCCTCAAGGCCGGCGAGAACATCGTCGTCAACGGCCTGCAGCGCGTGCGTCCTGGCGCTGTGGTGGCACCGCAATCTGTGCCGATGACCGCCAAGGCCGAGATTGCGGGTGATCGCAAGGAAGCCAAGAACGCAGCCAAGTCGCCCGCCGCCTGA
- a CDS encoding efflux RND transporter permease subunit, with product MNLSRFFIDRPIFAGVLSVLIFLGGLIALRGLPISEYPEVAPPSVVVRAQYPGANPKVIAETVATPLEESINGVEGMLYMGSQATTDGVMTLTVTFALGTDPDKAQQLVQNRVSQAEPRLPEEVRRLGVTTVKSAPDLTMVVHLVSPNNRYDIDYLRNYAVLNVKDRLARIGGVGQVQIFGGGDYSMRVWLDPQKVAQRGLSASDVVTAIRGQNVQAAAGVVGASPGLPGVDLQLSINAQGRLQTEEEFGDIIVKTGADGAVTRLRDIARLELGAADYSLRSLLNNDPAVGMGVFQAPGSNALDISANVRATMDEIQKNMPEGVEYRIAYDPTQFVRASIKSVIHTLLEAIALVVLVVILFLQTWRASIIPLLAVPVSVVGTFAVLHLLGFSINALSLFGLVLAIGIVVDDAIVVVENVERNIEAGLTPREATYRAMREVSGPIIAIALVLVAVFVPLAFISGLTGQFYRQFAVTIAISTVISAINSLTLSPALSALLLKGHNEPKDALTRGMDKVFGGLFRGFNRLFHRGSEAYSGGVKRVIGRKALMFVIYLALVGATMGLFKIVPGGFVPAQDKQYLIGFAQLPDGATLDRTENVIRRMGEIMKENPNVEDAIAFPGLSINGFTNSSNAGIVFATLKPFAERTRADQSGGAVAGQLNQAFGSIQDAFIAMFPPPPVAGLGTTGGFKLQIEDRASLGYEAMDGAVKAFMAKAYQTPELAGLFTSWQVNVPQLYANIDRTKARQLGVPVTDIFDTLQIYLGSLYANDFNQFGRTYSVRVQADAAYRARAEDVGLLKVRSSTGEMVPLSALMKMEPSFGPERAMRYNGYLAADVNGGPAPGYSSGQAQAAIERIAKETLPQGITFEWTELTYQEILAGNSAVLVFPLAILLVFLVLAAQYESLTLPIAIILIVPMGILAAMTGVWLSNGDNNVFTQIGLIVLVGLSAKNAILIVEFARELEFAGRTPVQAAIEASRLRLRPILMTSLAFVMGVLPLVLSTGAGAEMRSAMGVAVFSGMIGVTAFGLFLTPVFYVLLRKLAGNRPLVEHGTHVAPISHTPGTGGTAHPVLAAPRKEHE from the coding sequence ATGAACCTCTCCCGCTTTTTCATCGACCGCCCCATCTTTGCCGGGGTGCTGTCGGTGCTCATCTTCCTCGGGGGGCTCATCGCATTGCGCGGTCTGCCCATCTCCGAATACCCTGAAGTCGCGCCGCCCTCCGTGGTGGTGCGCGCACAGTACCCGGGCGCCAACCCCAAGGTGATCGCCGAGACCGTGGCCACGCCGCTGGAGGAATCCATCAACGGCGTGGAAGGCATGCTCTACATGGGCAGCCAGGCCACCACCGACGGCGTGATGACGCTGACCGTGACCTTTGCCCTGGGCACCGACCCTGACAAGGCCCAGCAGCTGGTGCAAAACCGCGTCTCGCAGGCCGAGCCGCGCTTGCCCGAGGAAGTGCGCCGCCTGGGCGTGACCACGGTGAAGAGCGCGCCGGACCTGACCATGGTGGTTCACCTGGTCTCGCCCAACAACCGCTACGACATCGACTACCTGCGCAACTACGCGGTGCTCAATGTGAAGGACCGTCTCGCCCGCATTGGTGGCGTGGGTCAGGTGCAGATCTTCGGCGGCGGCGACTACTCCATGCGCGTGTGGCTCGACCCGCAAAAGGTCGCGCAGCGCGGCCTCTCGGCCAGCGACGTAGTGACCGCCATCCGCGGCCAGAACGTGCAAGCTGCCGCGGGTGTTGTGGGTGCATCGCCCGGCCTGCCGGGCGTGGACCTGCAACTGTCCATCAACGCCCAGGGCCGTTTGCAGACCGAAGAAGAGTTCGGCGACATCATCGTCAAGACGGGCGCCGACGGCGCGGTGACGCGCCTGCGCGACATCGCCCGCCTGGAGTTGGGCGCGGCCGACTACTCGCTGCGCTCGCTGCTCAACAACGACCCTGCCGTGGGCATGGGCGTGTTCCAGGCGCCGGGCTCCAACGCGCTCGACATCTCGGCCAACGTGCGCGCCACCATGGACGAGATCCAGAAGAACATGCCCGAAGGCGTGGAGTACCGCATTGCGTACGACCCCACGCAGTTCGTGCGTGCCTCGATCAAATCCGTGATCCACACGCTGCTCGAAGCCATCGCCCTCGTGGTGCTGGTGGTGATCCTGTTCCTGCAGACCTGGCGCGCGTCCATCATCCCGCTGCTGGCTGTGCCGGTGTCGGTGGTGGGTACGTTTGCGGTGCTGCACCTGCTGGGCTTCTCGATCAACGCCTTGAGCCTGTTCGGCTTGGTGCTGGCCATCGGCATCGTGGTGGACGACGCCATCGTGGTGGTGGAGAACGTGGAGCGCAACATCGAGGCGGGATTGACCCCGCGCGAAGCCACCTACCGCGCCATGCGCGAAGTCTCCGGCCCCATCATTGCCATCGCACTGGTGCTGGTGGCGGTGTTCGTGCCGCTGGCTTTCATCAGCGGGCTCACGGGCCAGTTCTATCGCCAGTTTGCGGTGACCATCGCGATCTCCACGGTGATCTCGGCGATCAATTCGCTGACCCTGTCGCCCGCCCTGTCAGCACTGCTGCTCAAGGGCCACAACGAGCCCAAGGACGCGCTCACGCGCGGCATGGACAAAGTGTTTGGTGGCCTGTTCCGTGGCTTCAACCGCCTGTTCCACCGCGGCTCCGAGGCGTACAGCGGCGGTGTCAAACGCGTCATCGGCCGCAAGGCGCTGATGTTTGTGATCTATCTCGCGCTGGTGGGTGCCACCATGGGTCTGTTCAAGATCGTGCCCGGCGGCTTTGTGCCCGCGCAGGACAAGCAGTACCTCATCGGCTTTGCCCAGCTGCCTGACGGCGCCACGCTGGACCGCACCGAGAACGTGATCCGCCGCATGGGCGAGATCATGAAGGAGAACCCGAACGTCGAGGACGCGATTGCCTTCCCCGGCCTGTCGATCAACGGCTTCACCAACAGCTCCAACGCCGGCATCGTGTTCGCCACGCTCAAGCCCTTTGCCGAGCGCACACGCGCCGACCAGAGCGGCGGCGCCGTGGCCGGGCAGCTGAACCAGGCCTTTGGCAGCATTCAGGACGCGTTCATCGCCATGTTCCCGCCGCCCCCCGTGGCGGGCCTGGGCACCACGGGCGGCTTCAAGCTGCAGATCGAAGACCGTGCCTCGCTGGGCTACGAAGCCATGGACGGCGCCGTGAAGGCCTTCATGGCCAAGGCCTACCAGACGCCCGAGCTGGCGGGGTTGTTCACCAGCTGGCAGGTCAACGTGCCGCAGCTGTACGCCAACATCGACCGCACCAAGGCGCGCCAGCTCGGCGTGCCCGTGACGGACATCTTCGACACGCTGCAGATCTACCTGGGCAGCCTCTACGCCAACGACTTCAACCAGTTTGGCCGCACCTACAGCGTGCGCGTGCAGGCCGATGCGGCCTACCGTGCGCGGGCGGAAGACGTGGGCCTGCTCAAGGTGCGTTCCAGCACCGGCGAGATGGTGCCGCTGTCGGCGCTGATGAAGATGGAGCCGAGCTTCGGCCCCGAGCGTGCCATGCGCTACAACGGCTACTTGGCTGCCGATGTGAACGGCGGCCCTGCGCCCGGTTATTCATCGGGCCAGGCCCAGGCAGCCATCGAGCGCATCGCCAAGGAGACGCTGCCCCAGGGCATCACGTTCGAGTGGACCGAGCTGACCTACCAGGAAATTCTGGCCGGCAACTCTGCCGTGCTGGTGTTCCCACTGGCCATCCTGCTGGTGTTCCTGGTGTTGGCCGCGCAGTACGAAAGCCTCACGCTGCCCATCGCCATCATCCTGATCGTGCCCATGGGCATCCTGGCGGCCATGACCGGGGTGTGGCTGAGCAACGGCGACAACAACGTGTTCACGCAGATCGGGCTCATCGTGCTGGTGGGGCTGTCGGCCAAGAACGCGATTCTGATCGTGGAGTTTGCGCGCGAGCTGGAGTTTGCCGGGCGCACGCCCGTGCAGGCCGCCATCGAGGCCAGCCGTCTGCGATTGCGCCCCATCCTGATGACCTCGCTGGCGTTTGTGATGGGTGTGCTGCCCCTGGTGCTGTCCACCGGTGCAGGCGCCGAAATGCGCAGCGCCATGGGTGTGGCGGTGTTCTCCGGAATGATCGGGGTGACGGCTTTTGGCCTGTTCCTCACGCCCGTGTTCTACGTGCTGCTGCGCAAGCTGGCAGGCAACCGCCCGCTGGTGGAGCATGGCACGCATGTGGCCCCCATCTCGCACACCCCCGGCACCGGTGGCACCGCCCACCCCGTGCTGGCCGCGCCGCGCAAGGAGCACGAATGA
- a CDS encoding efflux transporter outer membrane subunit translates to MTDLLLKNNSTDSALAVRKRSLLAPLAAALVLAGCITQPVAPAPHAGVPVPTSFTAGGDALPTAPWTVAAPAEAQPRGEWWLGFQDPVLADLVQRAGTANTSIQQAAARLAEARTLLRSADAARSVQVGASAGVTRQAGAATTGSAAPATLGTAGLNASYELDLFGRLSQTSDAARLDADAREALLQSTRLMVQADVAQTYLQLRAVQAEQVLVQESLAAYQDTLRLTQRRLQAGDVAELDVARVQTEVAATESDALALQRQQALLTNALAVLAGEVASGFVLPPATGDAALPVIPPGVPGTVLARRPDVSAAQTAVLAAQARVGVAQKAWFPAVMLTGNAGHASPELGDLFKWSARAWGVSALLSLPIFDGGQRDAQIEGAKARLEAALADHRGQVLNAFRDVEDQLTSLRLLSGQAEAQARAVTAARRATQLSDARYRNGLVSQLELLDARRSELRNRRQELQVRTAQYVATVGLIRALGGAWDDAPVPVALATPRSAPHQ, encoded by the coding sequence ATGACCGATTTGCTATTGAAGAACAACTCCACCGACAGTGCTCTTGCAGTGCGCAAGCGCAGCCTGCTGGCGCCCCTGGCCGCTGCCCTGGTGCTGGCCGGTTGCATAACCCAGCCTGTGGCCCCCGCGCCGCATGCGGGCGTGCCCGTGCCCACCAGCTTCACGGCCGGTGGCGACGCGCTGCCCACGGCACCCTGGACGGTGGCCGCACCCGCCGAAGCGCAGCCGCGCGGCGAATGGTGGCTGGGCTTTCAAGACCCGGTGCTGGCCGACCTGGTGCAGCGTGCGGGCACGGCCAACACCAGCATCCAGCAGGCCGCTGCGCGGCTGGCCGAAGCGCGCACGCTGCTGCGCTCGGCCGACGCCGCGCGCTCGGTGCAAGTGGGCGCCTCGGCGGGCGTGACGCGCCAGGCGGGCGCTGCCACCACCGGCAGCGCGGCACCCGCCACGCTGGGCACGGCGGGGCTCAACGCCTCGTACGAGCTGGACCTGTTCGGCCGCCTTTCGCAAACCAGCGACGCAGCGCGGCTGGACGCCGACGCCCGCGAAGCCCTGCTGCAAAGCACGCGCCTGATGGTGCAGGCCGATGTGGCGCAAACCTACCTGCAGCTGCGCGCCGTGCAGGCCGAGCAGGTGCTGGTGCAAGAGAGTCTGGCCGCGTACCAGGACACCCTGCGCCTCACCCAGCGCCGCCTGCAGGCGGGCGACGTGGCCGAGCTGGACGTGGCCCGTGTGCAGACCGAGGTGGCCGCTACCGAGTCCGATGCCCTGGCCTTGCAGCGCCAGCAAGCCTTGCTGACCAACGCGCTGGCCGTGCTGGCGGGCGAGGTGGCCAGCGGCTTTGTGCTGCCGCCCGCGACGGGCGATGCCGCGTTGCCGGTGATCCCACCTGGCGTGCCTGGGACGGTGCTGGCGCGCCGGCCCGATGTGTCGGCCGCGCAAACTGCCGTGCTGGCCGCGCAAGCGCGCGTGGGCGTGGCGCAGAAGGCGTGGTTCCCGGCCGTCATGCTCACGGGCAACGCGGGGCATGCATCGCCTGAGCTGGGTGATTTGTTCAAGTGGTCGGCCCGTGCCTGGGGCGTGAGTGCGCTGCTGTCGCTGCCGATCTTTGACGGCGGCCAGCGCGATGCACAGATTGAGGGCGCCAAGGCCCGCCTGGAGGCTGCGCTGGCGGACCACCGGGGGCAGGTGCTCAATGCGTTTCGTGACGTGGAGGACCAGCTGACTTCGCTGCGTCTGCTGTCCGGCCAGGCCGAGGCGCAAGCACGTGCGGTGACGGCCGCGCGGCGGGCGACGCAGTTGTCGGATGCGCGGTATCGCAATGGGCTGGTGAGCCAGCTGGAGCTGTTGGACGCGCGCCGCAGCGAGTTGCGCAATCGGCGGCAGGAGTTGCAGGTGCGGACGGCGCAGTATGTGGCGACGGTGGGCCTCATCCGCGCGCTCGGCGGGGCGTGGGATGACGCACCCGTGCCGGTGGCCCTCGCCACCCCGCGCAGCGCGCCCCATCAATAA